A portion of the Lolium rigidum isolate FL_2022 chromosome 1, APGP_CSIRO_Lrig_0.1, whole genome shotgun sequence genome contains these proteins:
- the LOC124684859 gene encoding pre-mRNA splicing factor SR-like 1 isoform X1 produces MEIQTSGRPIEVLMEKVLSMNITSSDYFKELYKIKTYHEVIDEIYHQVDHVEPWMTGNCRGPSTAFCLLYKLFTMKLTMNQMHGLLKHPDSPYIRAIGFLYLRYAADPKTLWTWYEPYIEDDEEFSPGSNGKMTTMGVYVRDVILGQYYFDSLLPRVPLLILRQVTAHLEKMKLPTKQSGITGDSSRLGSDDTARRPPSVKASLSVSFGQRAPHRASTRGSSPVRKTLPSIRERERSHDGDHAKSPPRKHRSQSRELSRDIERDRSDRDRDHGRYKDREHGRRSRDDRDRDYRRSSYSERDVDRRGRDRRDRDSDRNGRSSSRRSRSRSRSPSRGRTNGDSHCSSPFGKAPESSNLAKLKDLYGDATNAKDDASDTRAHRDSGAEEVIRLGGARWR; encoded by the exons ATGGAGATACAGACGTCCGGGAGGCCCATCGAGGTGCTCATGGAGAAGGTGCTGTCCATGAACATCACCTCCTCGGACTACTTCAAGGagctctacaagatcaagacCTACCACGAGGTCATCGACGAGATCTACCACCAGGTCGACCACGTCGAGCCGTGGATGACGGGAAACTGCCGCGGCCCGTCCACCGCCTTCTGCCTACTCTACAAGCTATTCACCATGAAGCTCACCATGAACCAGATGCACGGGCTGCTCAAGCACCCCGATTCCCCCTACATCAGAGCT ATTGGGTTTCTCTACTTGCGCTACGCTGCGGACCCAAAGACCTTATGGACCTGGTATGAGCCTTACATTGAGGATGACGAG GAGTTCTCCCCTGGATCCAATGGCAAAATGACAACTATGGGCGTTTATGTGCGCGATGTCATCCTTGGTCAG TACTACTTCGACAGTCTTCTTCCACGAGTGCCTCTCCTAATTTTGCGACAGGTCACTGCCCATCTCGAGAAGATGAAGCTCCCAACAAAACAGTCAGGGATCACTGGGGATTCTAGTCGCCTTGGTTCAGATGATACTGCCCGGAGGCCACCTTCGGTAAAGGCTTCTTTGTCTGTCTCTTTTGGTCAGCGTGCTCCGCACCGTGCTTCCACAAGGGGCTCATCCCCAGTCCGAAAGACATTGCCTTCTATACGGGAAAGGGAAAGGAGCCATGACGGTGACCATGCAAAATCTCCACCCAGGAAGCACCGTAGTCAAAGCCGTGAGCTTAGCCGTGACATTGAGAGGGACCGTTCCGATCGTGACCGTGATCATGGCAGGTACAAGGATAGGGAGCATGGTCGGCGGAGCCGTGATGACAGGGACCGTGATTACCGCCGCTCGAGCTATTCAGAAAGGGATGTGGACAGGCGAGGCCGTGAcaggagggacagggactctgatCGAAATGGACGTTCGAGCTCCCGTAGAAGCAGAAGCAGGAGCAGGAGTCCAAGCCGTGGCAGAACCAACGGTGACAGCCATTGCTCAAGCCCATTTGGTAAAGCACCAGAGTCATCCAACTTGGCAAAGCTGAAGGATCTATATGGCGATGCGACAAATGCAAAGGACGATGCCAGTGACACTAGAGCTCACAGGGATTCTGGAGCTGAAGAGGTGATCAGATTGGGAGGTGCCAGGTGGAGGTGA
- the LOC124684859 gene encoding pre-mRNA splicing factor SR-like 1 isoform X2 → MEIQTSGRPIEVLMEKVLSMNITSSDYFKELYKIKTYHEVIDEIYHQVDHVEPWMTGNCRGPSTAFCLLYKLFTMKLTMNQMHGLLKHPDSPYIRAVNWVSLLALRCGPKDLMDLV, encoded by the exons ATGGAGATACAGACGTCCGGGAGGCCCATCGAGGTGCTCATGGAGAAGGTGCTGTCCATGAACATCACCTCCTCGGACTACTTCAAGGagctctacaagatcaagacCTACCACGAGGTCATCGACGAGATCTACCACCAGGTCGACCACGTCGAGCCGTGGATGACGGGAAACTGCCGCGGCCCGTCCACCGCCTTCTGCCTACTCTACAAGCTATTCACCATGAAGCTCACCATGAACCAGATGCACGGGCTGCTCAAGCACCCCGATTCCCCCTACATCAGAGCTGTAA ATTGGGTTTCTCTACTTGCGCTACGCTGCGGACCCAAAGACCTTATGGACCTGGTATGA